CACAGAAGAAAACGAAATTTCATGCGCGTAGCCTCAATAGAAAAATGAACGGCCGGCGCAGTGTAGCCGCTTCAAGCAAGAACACCACTGTTAGGTTGCGTTAGAAGAAGATGAACCGCTTTTCCCGCATGATGACCGCCAAGTCACGCTTTCCCGCCTCAACCTTGATCGTTCCCATGCTCCCGCGTGGGAATGCATCCCGTGACGCTCCGCGTCATACCCAACACCCGCCCTACACCTGAAGAAACACATTCCTGTAGGAGCTGCCGAAGGCTGCGATCTTTTGATCTTGATGCCCTCAAACCTCTGGGAAATTTCCTTCAAAACGCCGGGCTGTCCATGAACTAGGCAACCCTCATCTTCACCGATAACCTCTGTTCGTCACCGCAAAATCGGTGACTCGGACGTGCAAGTCCAGAATCGGCACACAATCGGTTATGGCTATTCATCGAGCGTTTTCTTATGCTCGCGAATCGTTATGGCGGCTGTGTGTGGGAGGCCTTCGGGTCTGCCGGTTTGCCGATTCCGGTCTTGCACACCTATACACAGCCGCCACCTCATTCGAAGTGCAAGCGAAACGGTGTTAGCTCCTAATATCGGTACTATTCCAATGATCAAGCCAACACCGAATCCGCCAGAAAACCCAGCCACATCCCCCTACGAATCCTTCGATTCCAGAAAACTCCACGAAGCCGCCGAACGCGCCCTCGACCACCATTTCGCCCCACCGCCCAACGAAAAACCCAAACGCAAAGGCAAACTCTTCACCGTCTCCCCCGATATCGACACCGAAGCCCTCCTGGCCAACGCCTCAGAAGACCTGAAGTCCATCAGCGCCATTGCCGCCGACCTGGCCGACGACATCGAAGGCACCCGCCGCTCAGTTGCCCTGGCGCTCAGCAGAATGGCCGATGGGGTTCAGTTGTTGGTAGAACGAGCGCTGGATCATATTGATTCGCCGAATCCGGCGGAGCATCGGGCGAAGGCATAAAGGGACCACAGAAAGAAAAAGGGGACATTGAGTCCCCTTTCTCAATGATCTCGACTCACCACTGGCAGCCTGTCTCCGGTGACGCCTTCATGCAGATATTTCAAACCGATCATTCCTTTAGCGGTTCATAGATAACTGAAAGCGCATTCGCACAGCGCAATAGACAAGGTCTTCACGAAACAGACGGAAACTCATCTCGCACTGCCCGTCCGCATATTGCTAGA
The Pseudomonas lini DNA segment above includes these coding regions:
- a CDS encoding DUF6124 family protein, which codes for MIKPTPNPPENPATSPYESFDSRKLHEAAERALDHHFAPPPNEKPKRKGKLFTVSPDIDTEALLANASEDLKSISAIAADLADDIEGTRRSVALALSRMADGVQLLVERALDHIDSPNPAEHRAKA